One Dreissena polymorpha isolate Duluth1 chromosome 9, UMN_Dpol_1.0, whole genome shotgun sequence genomic window carries:
- the LOC127845635 gene encoding uncharacterized protein LOC127845635: protein MLRSAGIKVRLMLEMLRNAGIKVRPILEMLHYAGIKVRLMLEMLRNAGIKVRPLLEMLHYAGIKVRLMLEMLRNAGIKVRPLLEMLHYAGIKVRLMLEMLRNAGIKVRPLMKMLPNSGIKVRSMFEMLGNAGIKVRPMLEMLCNAGIKVTRTCQLSWSNAGLQIRLQFLAI from the exons ATGCTGCGTAGTGCTGGAATCAAGGTGAGACTCATGCTGGAGATGCTGCGCAATGCTGGAATTAAGGTGAGGCCCATACTGGAAATGCTGCATTATGCTGGAATCAAGGTGAGACTCATGCTAGAGATGCTGCGCAATGCTGGAATTAAGGTGAGGCCCTTACTGGAAATGCTGCATTATGCTGGAATTAAGGTGAGACTCATGCTAGAGATGCTGCGCAATGCTGGAATTAAGGTGAGGCCCTTACTGGAAATGCTGCATTATGCTGGAATCAAGGTGAGACTCATGCTAGAGATGCTGCGCAATGCTGGAATTAAGGTGAGGCCCTTAATGAAAATGCTGCCCAATTCTGGAATCAAGGTAAGATCCATGTTTGAGATGCTGGGCAATGCTGGAATCAAGGTGAGACCAATGCTGGAGATGCTGTGCAATGCTGGAATCAAG GTGACTAGAACTTGCCAGCTCAGTTGGTCAAATGCTGGACTGCAAATCCGACTGCAATTTCTCGCCATATGA